From a region of the Phragmites australis chromosome 21, lpPhrAust1.1, whole genome shotgun sequence genome:
- the LOC133902962 gene encoding uncharacterized protein LOC133902962 — MGACASSSRSRSVQEKNHKSAKVAAVPSSPATETGLQHQATNGKRSPPAAASPEMDEKSSFKWRIDGFSSLLAKEKGWTNSGYFEIKELKWYLQLNLKDRKSGDEREYVSLVLVLSKTSDLKSDIIIEASFKLLIYDQAYGKHSEHEFSHHFQTESNGSGVACMIPVETLKKPSSGFIVGDSCVFGVELIKLTTAKANQSSETLFVQKTNGFSAREVYTWDIDDFLALNKRCYSPEFEIGGHKWYFSMYPSGADNGGEFLSLYLHMAKPDSSLQSSGVLVEFSLSVKDQVTSKRNTMAGRCQFRAAKEDGEGWGWAEFMSLKLLKDGFLVKGRCCIEADVAIVGSSNME, encoded by the exons ATGGGTGCTTGTGCCTCCTCTTCTCGCA GTCGATCGGTCCAAGAGAAGAACCACAAATCCGCAAAGGTTGCGGCCGTGCCATCTTCTCCAGCGACAGAGACCGGCTTGCAACACCAGGCTACTAATGGAAAGCGCAGCCCCCCTGCTGCTGCCTCACCTGAGATGGACGAGAAGAGCAGCTTCAAATGGAGGATCGATGGCTTCTCCTCACTTCTTGCCAAGGAAAAAGGATGGACCAACTCCGGATATTTTGAGATCAAGGAGCTTAAATG GTACCTGCAGTTGAATCTGAAGGACAGAAAGAGTGGTGATGAAAGAGAATACGTTTCCCTTGTCCTTGTGCTGTCAAAAACTTCTGATCTGAAATCCGACATCATCATCGAAGCATCGTTCAAGCTCTTGATATACGATCAAGCATACGGAAAGCACAGCGAACATGAAT TTAGCCACCATTTCCAGACTGAAAGCAATGGCTCCGGGGTCGCATGCATGATCCCCGTCGAGACACTGAAGAAACCCTCCTCGGGCTTCATCGTCGGCGACAGCTGCGTCTTCGGTGTGGAGCTCATCAAGCTCACCACTGCTAAAGCCAACCAAAGTTCAGAAACGCTGTTTGTTCAGAAGACAAACGGCTTCAGCGCCCGGGAAGTGTACACCTGGGACATTGACGACTTCTTGGCTCTGAACAAACGATGCTACTCACCAGAGTTTGAGATCGGTGGACACAAATG GTACTTCAGCATGTACCCCTCTGGCGCCGACAACGGTGGGGAATTCCTCTCCCTCTACCTTCATATGGCCAAGCCGGACAGTTCCCTCCAAAGCTCAGGAGTGCTGGTAGAATTCAGCCTGTCCGTCAAAGACCAGGTCACCAGCAAACGCAATACAATGGCAG GACGGTGCCAGTTTCGAGCAGCAAAGGAGGATGGAGAGGGCTGGGGATGGGCAGAGTTCATGTCGCTGAAGCTGTTAAAGGACGGGTTCCTTGTGAAGGGCAGGTGCTGCATCGAGGCAGATGTTGCCATAGTTGGCTCGTCCAATATGGAGTAG
- the LOC133903546 gene encoding uncharacterized protein LOC133903546 isoform X2, with protein MGNSCVTGAGRSNQRQSQGSKVTPPAEQTTFKWSIDGFSSLIEKRDSWARSRVFEIMGLKWYLKLNLWDRKSGDENEYVSLWLELAPTSVKPSTIVEAYVKFLIVGGIVIMDPDVPWP; from the exons ATGGGCAATTCTTGTGTCACTGGTGCTG GCCGATCAAACCAGAGGCAGAGCCAGGGATCTAAGGTGACACCTCCCGCCGAGCAGACAACCTTCAAGTGGAGCATCGATGGCTTCTCTTCACTTATCGAAAAGAGAGACAGCTGGGCAAGATCCAGAGTTTTTGAGATCATGGGCCTGAAATG GTACTTGAAACTGAATCTGTGGGACCGAAAGAGTGGCGATGAAAATGAATATGTTTCTCTTTGGCTTGAGCTAGCGCCAACTTCTGTGAAGCCCAGTACTATTGTAGAGGCATATGTTAAGTTCTTGATTGTTGGGGGAATTGTTATTATGGACCCCGACGTCCCTTGGCCCTGA
- the LOC133903546 gene encoding uncharacterized protein LOC133903546 isoform X1, which yields MTTDLTCRRFLGRGSGRAMGNSCVTGAGRSNQRQSQGSKVTPPAEQTTFKWSIDGFSSLIEKRDSWARSRVFEIMGLKWYLKLNLWDRKSGDENEYVSLWLELAPTSVKPSTIVEAYVKFLIVGGIVIMDPDVPWP from the exons ATGACGACTGATCTCACTTGCAGAAGATTTCTGGGAAGAGGAAGTGGTAGAGCTATGGGCAATTCTTGTGTCACTGGTGCTG GCCGATCAAACCAGAGGCAGAGCCAGGGATCTAAGGTGACACCTCCCGCCGAGCAGACAACCTTCAAGTGGAGCATCGATGGCTTCTCTTCACTTATCGAAAAGAGAGACAGCTGGGCAAGATCCAGAGTTTTTGAGATCATGGGCCTGAAATG GTACTTGAAACTGAATCTGTGGGACCGAAAGAGTGGCGATGAAAATGAATATGTTTCTCTTTGGCTTGAGCTAGCGCCAACTTCTGTGAAGCCCAGTACTATTGTAGAGGCATATGTTAAGTTCTTGATTGTTGGGGGAATTGTTATTATGGACCCCGACGTCCCTTGGCCCTGA